In the genome of Leptospira licerasiae serovar Varillal str. VAR 010, one region contains:
- a CDS encoding DUF4349 domain-containing protein — protein MEQFNGVSKFVKKFSLIFAGIFAFLFIIRLIYSYAVGPETNIVNQEQGSSINFDYGRKNYASEKFYAPQDKTTISSSSQKYEKVAAVSSKTSEFEESEKKTRKMVEDVKGVIQYEQRSGLPGKRTLQLGIGVNPDKFDSMVESIQTIGVIDSISVNKTDKTNEYKNITATRISLEKSKAGLLGLKGKNGKIEELISLEKEILEIEGKIQDLGVKLGEFDQENEFCTIKFTLKETGAVSGGFVTFLKKCKISLEWTIKYGLLFSFLYAFAAVGGWITWFFGVKTLGYLRSKGIL, from the coding sequence ATGGAGCAATTCAACGGTGTTTCTAAGTTTGTTAAAAAGTTTTCTCTGATATTTGCGGGGATTTTTGCATTTCTATTTATAATTCGGCTTATCTACAGCTATGCAGTTGGTCCAGAAACAAATATTGTAAATCAAGAACAAGGTTCTTCCATCAATTTTGACTATGGACGCAAAAACTATGCGTCCGAAAAGTTTTATGCTCCCCAGGACAAAACCACAATCAGTTCATCTTCTCAAAAATATGAAAAGGTAGCGGCTGTTTCTTCAAAAACTTCCGAGTTTGAGGAGAGCGAAAAGAAGACCCGCAAGATGGTAGAGGACGTAAAAGGTGTCATCCAATACGAACAAAGATCAGGACTTCCCGGCAAGAGAACTTTGCAATTAGGGATCGGAGTAAATCCGGATAAATTCGATTCCATGGTAGAATCTATTCAGACGATTGGTGTCATTGATTCTATTTCGGTGAATAAAACCGACAAAACAAACGAATATAAAAATATCACTGCAACCAGAATCTCTTTGGAAAAATCTAAAGCAGGTCTTTTGGGTCTAAAAGGAAAAAACGGCAAAATAGAAGAACTTATCTCTCTAGAAAAAGAAATTTTAGAGATAGAAGGTAAGATCCAAGACTTAGGGGTGAAGTTAGGCGAATTCGATCAGGAGAATGAATTTTGCACGATCAAATTTACCTTAAAGGAAACTGGCGCGGTATCCGGTGGATTCGTTACTTTTTTGAAGAAATGTAAAATATCGCTGGAGTGGACTATCAAATACGGACTATTATTCTCTTTCCTCTATGCATTCGCTGCTGTCGGAGGTTGGATCACTTGGTTTTTTGGAGTAAAAACTTTAGGTTATTTAAGATCTAAAGGAATTCTTTAA
- a CDS encoding M23 family metallopeptidase: MIRKIFLLFTAFSFGLSAAPKSYGSLGSEVDFLDFGKVTVAPFSYSVSSSFDEEYGAFNLFDSNPKSYWYSSGENKPEWIIVDFGSKRLINSIEVLVPMFRGKRAAEEYELQVLHQENWKTIFKTNKVDLVNHHDIIPIDASILRLYFPKKEEKNIVIGEFKILLNGTVLNSVSSRFTGYQYPVPDGLLPEKDYQLPGAPREYRNGIHKGLDIYYKREKIGPPRRLTFEDVLVSPADGTIIRADLDYSPMTLSEFQKYSSLAQKNGVTYVEKDFGGRQVWIDHGNGVMTSFNHLSSIKRGIKPGAKVKSGEEIGNVGNSGLMGEAKGNDENIHLHFEIWVDGEYLGAGVPTNQMRKLLQFFFSKSNLN; encoded by the coding sequence ATGATCCGAAAAATCTTTCTTTTATTTACGGCTTTTTCTTTCGGCCTATCTGCAGCTCCCAAGTCTTACGGATCCTTAGGTTCCGAAGTGGATTTTTTGGATTTTGGAAAAGTAACAGTGGCTCCCTTTTCCTATTCCGTATCTTCTTCCTTCGATGAAGAATACGGTGCATTTAATCTATTCGATTCCAATCCGAAATCCTACTGGTATTCCTCCGGGGAAAATAAACCGGAATGGATCATCGTGGATTTCGGCTCCAAGAGACTGATCAATTCGATCGAAGTTTTGGTCCCTATGTTCAGGGGCAAAAGAGCGGCGGAAGAATACGAACTTCAAGTTCTTCATCAAGAAAACTGGAAGACAATTTTCAAGACGAATAAAGTCGATCTAGTTAACCATCACGATATTATTCCGATCGATGCCTCTATTCTTAGATTATATTTTCCTAAAAAAGAAGAAAAGAATATAGTGATCGGTGAATTTAAGATCCTTTTAAACGGAACGGTCCTAAATTCGGTGTCCAGCAGATTTACCGGCTACCAATATCCGGTTCCGGACGGACTTCTTCCCGAAAAAGATTATCAACTTCCGGGAGCTCCCAGAGAATATAGGAACGGAATCCACAAAGGATTAGATATTTATTATAAACGTGAGAAGATCGGTCCGCCTAGACGCTTGACCTTCGAAGATGTTTTGGTTTCGCCGGCAGACGGCACGATTATCCGGGCAGATCTAGATTATTCTCCTATGACACTCTCGGAATTCCAAAAATATTCCTCGTTAGCCCAGAAGAACGGGGTAACTTATGTGGAAAAGGACTTCGGCGGCAGACAGGTTTGGATCGATCATGGGAACGGAGTAATGACATCATTTAATCATCTCTCTTCTATCAAAAGAGGGATCAAACCCGGTGCGAAAGTGAAATCAGGCGAAGAGATAGGTAACGTAGGTAACTCGGGTCTCATGGGAGAAGCGAAAGGAAATGATGAGAACATACATTTGCATTTCGAAATCTGGGTGGACGGAGAATATCTAGGTGCCGGAGTTCCTACAAATCAAATGAGGAAACTCCTTCAGTTTTTCTTTTCAAAGTCGAATCTGAATTAA
- a CDS encoding N-acetylneuraminate synthase family protein — MSFSKSFPLEEKWEIGPDSSPFIIAEIGLNHNADLELGKKTIQAAKKAGANAVKFQTYKTENFLDVKNPKAKVLVDIFQTYELSEKLHIEFQKTAKEEGLFFFSTPLDTGSVDLLVNLGVKALKIASGDIVNKQLLQKCASTGLPLFLSSGAAEGFEVIRALEYLGSERVKDLVLFHCVSLYPTPPEKANLLTIEYYKNIFNGPIGFSDHTAGSIAGALAVSLGASVLEKHFTLDKTLPGPDHTISVDPSELKSYVENARLAFQMRGEKKKLVQPQESAGRFFGRRGLYADQNGNAISLRPDLSQEDKIYFDSWKLDEANSLLKHGKGPKPGAPFLS, encoded by the coding sequence TTATAATCGCCGAGATCGGTTTGAATCATAATGCAGATCTGGAATTAGGAAAGAAGACCATCCAAGCCGCGAAAAAAGCGGGAGCAAATGCGGTAAAATTCCAAACCTATAAGACTGAAAACTTTTTAGATGTTAAAAATCCTAAAGCGAAAGTCCTAGTGGATATTTTTCAAACCTACGAACTTTCCGAAAAATTACATATTGAATTCCAAAAAACGGCAAAAGAAGAAGGTCTTTTCTTTTTCTCAACTCCTTTAGATACGGGAAGTGTGGATCTTTTAGTAAACTTAGGAGTTAAGGCTCTTAAAATCGCTAGCGGAGATATAGTAAATAAGCAACTTCTGCAAAAATGTGCTAGTACAGGACTCCCTTTGTTTCTATCTAGTGGCGCTGCGGAAGGTTTTGAAGTCATTCGTGCATTAGAATACTTGGGCTCAGAAAGAGTAAAAGATCTAGTATTATTCCACTGCGTTTCCCTTTATCCTACTCCGCCTGAAAAGGCAAATTTGCTAACTATCGAATATTATAAAAATATATTTAATGGTCCCATAGGTTTTTCCGATCATACTGCGGGAAGTATCGCTGGAGCGTTAGCAGTATCGCTTGGAGCAAGCGTTTTAGAAAAACATTTTACCCTAGATAAAACACTACCCGGTCCGGATCATACAATTTCTGTCGACCCTTCCGAGCTGAAATCCTACGTAGAAAATGCAAGATTAGCATTTCAAATGAGAGGAGAAAAGAAGAAGTTAGTGCAACCCCAAGAATCTGCAGGTAGATTTTTCGGAAGAAGAGGTTTATACGCGGACCAAAACGGAAATGCGATCTCGCTTCGACCAGACCTAAGCCAAGAAGATAAAATATATTTCGATTCCTGGAAACTAGATGAGGCAAACTCTCTCCTAAAGCACGGCAAGGGCCCAAAACCGGGAGCGCCTTTCCTATCTTAA